The Raphanus sativus cultivar WK10039 chromosome 2, ASM80110v3, whole genome shotgun sequence genome includes a region encoding these proteins:
- the LOC108829995 gene encoding zinc finger protein CONSTANS-LIKE 6, which produces MKSLANVVGGKTARACDSCVKRRARWYCAADDAFLCHSCDGKVHSANPLARRHERVRLKSASPGHSSSSPPHPPTWHQGFTRKSRTRRGGKKSHAMVFHDLVPEMSSEDQSFEVEEQLIFEVPVLNPMGDEQRLNEPMETKIEFPLMSICFKSSEEEDDNAESCLNGLFPTDIELAQFSADVEILLGGGADREFHAMDELGLGEMLKIDKEEVEEEEEVATVKVCDLDDADETTPFEISFEYEYSQRTTFEEKDEKEDVEKNMIDVGSVNEISGSIKEENNEKIHMLRLDYESVISTWGGQGTPWTAHEPPQIDLNMLCCPTDSMVESGGEDHHHKYFRGLGLHMGDAGSGGREARVSRYREKRRTRLFSKKIRYEVRKLNAEKRPRMKGRFVKRSSIAAAH; this is translated from the exons ATGAAAAGTTTGGCTAATGTGGTTGGAGGAAAGACGGCGAGGGCATGCGACAGCTGCGTGAAGAGGCGGGCGCGTTGGTATTGCGCAGCTGACGATGCTTTCCTTTGCCATTCTTGTGACGGTAAGGTCCACTCAGCGAACCCTCTTGCCCGCAGGCACGAAAGGGTTCGCTTGAAATCGGCTAGCCCCGGACACTCCTCCTCCTCACCACCTCATCCACCCACATGGCATCAGGGCTTTACACGTAAATCTCGGACACGACGGGGGGGCAAGAAGAGCCACGCGATGGTTTTCCATGATCTTGTGCCGGAGATGAGCTCGGAGGATCAAAGCTTTGAGGTGGAAGAGCAGCTCATCTTTGAGGTGCCGGTGCTGAACCCAATGGGTGATGAGCAACGCCTAAACGAACCTATGGAGACAAAGATCGAGTTCCCTTTGATGTCCATATGTTTCAAGAGCAGcgaggaagaagatgataacGCGGAAAGTTGTCTGAATGGTTTATTCCCGACCGACATAGAACTGGCTCAGTTCTCAGCTGATGTGGAGATTCTTCTCGGTGGAGGGGCAGATAGAGAATTTCATGCCATGGATGAGCTAGGGTTAGGTGAGATGCTCAAGATCGACAaagaggaggtggaggaagaagaagaagtagcgACAGTAAAAGTGTGTGATCTAGATGACGCTGATGAGACTACACCATTTGAAATAAGCTTTGAATATGAATACTCACAAAGAACGACATTCGAagaaaaagatgagaaagaagatGTGGAGAAGAATATGATAGACGTGGGATCAGTGAATGAGATAAGTGGTTCGATTAAGGAAGAAAATAATGAGAAGATTCACATGCTTAGATTGGACTACGAGTCAGTGATTTCCACTTGGGGAGGTCAAGGAACACCATGGACTGCCCACGAGCCACCTCAAATAGACCTCAACATGCTCTGTTGCCCAACTGATTCCATG GTTGAAAGTGGAGGAGAGGATCATCATCACAAGTACTTTCGCGGCCTAGGGTTACACATGGGAGATGCTGGTAGTGGAGGAAGAGAAGCCAGAGTTTCAAGATACCGAGAGAAAAGAAGGACAAGGTTGTTCTCCAAGAAGATAAGATATGAGGTACGTAAATTGAATGCTGAGAAAAGGCCTCGAATGAAAGGAAGGTTCGTGAAGAGATCTTCAATTGCTGCTGCTCACTAA
- the LOC108842033 gene encoding 3-ketoacyl-CoA synthase 6 isoform X1, which yields MPREQMPEFSSSVKLKYVKLGFQYLVDHFLSLLLIPIMAIIAIELLRMGPEEILNVWKSLHFDLVYLLCSCFFVIFISSVYFISKPRTVYLVDYCCYKPPVSCRVPFATFMEHSRLILNDKPKSVEFQMRILERSGLGEETCLPPAIHYIPPTPTMDEARSEAQMVIFTAMDDLFKKTDLMPKDIDILIVNCSLFSPTPSLSAMVINKYKLRSNIKSFNLSGMGCSAGLISVDLARDLLQVHPNSNAIIVSTEIITPNYYKGNERAMLLPNCLFRMGSAAILMSNHRSDRWRAKYKLSHLVRTHRGADDKSYYCVYEQEDKDGNIGINLSKDLMAIAGEALKANITTIGPLVLPASEQLLFLLSLIGRKIFNPKWKPYIPDFKLAFEHFCIHAGGRAVIDELQKNLQLSGEHVEASRMTLHRFGNTSSSSLWYELSYIESKGRMRRGDRVWQIAFGSGFKCNSAVWKCNRTIKTPKDGPWSDCIDRYPVFIPEVVKL from the exons ATGCCTCGAGAACAGATGCCAGAGTTCTCTAGCTCGGTGAAGCTCAAATATGTTAAACTTGGCTTTCAATACTTGGTCGATCACTTCTTGAGTCTTCTTTTGATACCCATCATGGCAATCATCGCCATCGAGCTTCTTCGGATGGGTCCAGAAGAGATTCTTAACGTTTGGAAATCACTTCACTTTGACCTTGTTTATCTTCTAtgttcttgtttctttgttATCTTTATCTCCAGCGTTTACTTCATATCCAAGCCACGTACGGTCTACCTCGTTGATTACTGTTGTTACAAACCACCGGTCTCGTGCCGTGTCCCCTTCGCAACTTTCATGGAACATTCTCGTTTGATCCTCAACGACAAGCCTAAGAGCGTTGAGTTTCAAATGAGAATCCTTGAACGTTCTGGTCTCGGTGAAGAGACTTGTCTGCCTCCAGCTATTCATTACATTCCTCCAACACCAACTATGGACGAGGCTAGAAGCGAGGCTCAAATGGTTATCTTCACGGCTATGGATGATCTTTTCAAGAAAACCGATTTAATGCCTAAAGACATTGACATACTCATTGTGAACTGCTCTCTTTTCTCTCCAACACCGTCTCTCTCCGCTATGGTTATTAATAAGTATAAGCTTAGGAGCAATATTAAAAGCTTTAATCTCTCAGGGATGGGCTGCAGTGCGGGCCTTATTTCAGTCGATTTGGCCCGCGATCTGCTTCAGGTTCATCCCAATTCAAATGCAATCATTGTCAGCACCGAGATCATAACGCCTAATTACTACAAAGGGAACGAGAGAGCCATGCTGCTGCCCAATTGTCTCTTCCGCATGGGCTCCGCGGCAATACTTATGTCAAACCATCGGTCTGACCGGTGGCGAGCCAAGTACAAGCTTAGCCACCTTGTCCGGACCCACCGTGGCGCTGATGACAAGTCTTACTACTGCGTCTATGAACAAGAAGATAAAGATGGGAACATTGGCATCAACTTGTCCAAAGATCTTATGGCCATCGCAGGTGAAGCCCTTAAAGCTAACATCACCACAATAG GTCCCCTGGTCCTACCGGCATCGGAGCAACTACTCTTCCTCTTGTCCTTAATCGGACGTAAAATCTTCAACCCGAAATGGAAACCATACATACCAGATTTCAAGCTAGCCTTCGAACACTTTTGCATTCACGCAGGAGGTAGAGCCGTAATCGACGAGCTACAGAAGAACCTACAGCTATCAGGAGAACATGTGGAAGCCTCGAGAATGACATTACATCGTTTTGGTAACACATCATCTTCATCGTTGTGGTACGAGCTTAGCTACATCGAATCTAAAGGGAGAATGAGGAGAGGAGATAGAGTTTGGCAGATTGCGTTTGGGAGTGGTTTCAAGTGTAACTCTGCTGTGTGGAAGTGTAACCGTACGATTAAGACACCTAAGGATGGACCATGGTCTGATTGTATCGACCGATACCCTGTCTTTATCCCTGAAGTTGTCAAActctga
- the LOC108831131 gene encoding ethylene-responsive transcription factor ERF118 produces the protein MVAIRKRVMKKKPKSESNPQETQLFSKVRIIVSDPYATDDSSSDEEDEMNPRPRPVKRIVREINFPPRDDEPSSLCSSGVTTKTSTSKRASSAAAARLAASRARLVNKPVGVRLRKWGKWAAEIRHPILKTRRWLGTFLTQEDAHQAYKKKRREYDELLGIVVDPVPAVSVEDAKPDDGSSTTEQDTPDSALKEEIKISTNDGVDDLSKELLLDFNFADLQIPDLGFCNDGGGPMGGGGNELGLDFDCFFTDDQLDDFGLLDDIGFENSGPSALPDFDFADVELDLSGSSFLDHSSPLNITCPMKSFAT, from the coding sequence ATGGTAGCGATTAGGAAACGTGTTatgaagaagaaaccaaagagTGAGTCCAATCCTCAAGAAACCCAACTTTTCTCGAAAGTGAGGATCATCGTCTCCGATCCCTACGCAACTGATGATTCCTCCAGCGACGAGGAGGACGAGATGAACCCTAGGCCTCGTCCCGTGAAACGCATTGTCCGTGAGATTAACTTTCCACCTCGTGATGACGAGCCATCTTCTCTGTGTTCTTCAGGGGTTACTACTAAAACCTCCACCAGCAAGAGAGCGTCGTCCGCGGCGGCGGCTAGGCTGGCTGCTTCTCGTGCTAGGTTGGTTAACAAGCCCGTTGGCGTTAGGCTGAGGAAGTGGGGGAAGTGGGCCGCTGAGATAAGACATCCCATCCTCAAAACGAGGAGATGGTTGGGTACTTTTCTTACTCAAGAAGATGCTCATCAGGCTTATaaaaagaagaggagagagtATGATGAACTTCTCGGCATCGTTGTTGATCCCGTCCCTGCTGTGTCCGTGGAAGATGCTAAACCTGATGATGGCTCTTCAACTACGGAGCAAGACACTCCCGATTCAGCTCTTAAAGAAGAGATCAAGATCTCTACAAATGATGGTGTTGATGATTTGAGCAAAGAATTGTTGCTTGATTTCAACTTTGCTGATCTACAGATTCCTGATCTTGGGTTCTGTAATGATGGTGGTGGACCAATGGGTGGTGGTGGGAATGAGCTTGGTTTAGACTTTGATTGTTTCTTCACTGATGATCAGCTTGATGATTTTGGTTTGCTTGATGATATTGGATTTGAAAACAGTGGTCCGAGTGCGTTGCCGGATTTCGACTTTGCAGATGTTGAGCTTGACCTGTCTGGCTCGAGTTTCCTGGATCATTCCTCGCCCCTCAACATCACTTGCCCCATGAAAAGTTTTGCGACTTGA
- the LOC108842033 gene encoding 3-ketoacyl-CoA synthase 6 isoform X2, with product MPREQMPEFSSSVKLKYVKLGFQYLVDHFLSLLLIPIMAIIAIELLRMGPEEILNVWKSLHFDLVYLLCSCFFVIFISSVYFISKPRTVYLVDYCCYKPPVSCRVPFATFMEHSRLILNDKPKSVEFQMRILERSGLGEETCLPPAIHYIPPTPTMDEARSEAQMVIFTAMDDLFKKTDLMPKDIDILIVNCSLFSPTPSLSAMVINKYKLRSNIKSFNLSGMGCSAGLISVDLARDLLQVHPNSNAIIVSTEIITPNYYKGNERAMLLPNCLFRMGSAAILMSNHRSDRWRAKYKLSHLVRTHRGADDKSYYCVYEQEDKDGNIGINLSKDLMAIAGPLVLPASEQLLFLLSLIGRKIFNPKWKPYIPDFKLAFEHFCIHAGGRAVIDELQKNLQLSGEHVEASRMTLHRFGNTSSSSLWYELSYIESKGRMRRGDRVWQIAFGSGFKCNSAVWKCNRTIKTPKDGPWSDCIDRYPVFIPEVVKL from the exons ATGCCTCGAGAACAGATGCCAGAGTTCTCTAGCTCGGTGAAGCTCAAATATGTTAAACTTGGCTTTCAATACTTGGTCGATCACTTCTTGAGTCTTCTTTTGATACCCATCATGGCAATCATCGCCATCGAGCTTCTTCGGATGGGTCCAGAAGAGATTCTTAACGTTTGGAAATCACTTCACTTTGACCTTGTTTATCTTCTAtgttcttgtttctttgttATCTTTATCTCCAGCGTTTACTTCATATCCAAGCCACGTACGGTCTACCTCGTTGATTACTGTTGTTACAAACCACCGGTCTCGTGCCGTGTCCCCTTCGCAACTTTCATGGAACATTCTCGTTTGATCCTCAACGACAAGCCTAAGAGCGTTGAGTTTCAAATGAGAATCCTTGAACGTTCTGGTCTCGGTGAAGAGACTTGTCTGCCTCCAGCTATTCATTACATTCCTCCAACACCAACTATGGACGAGGCTAGAAGCGAGGCTCAAATGGTTATCTTCACGGCTATGGATGATCTTTTCAAGAAAACCGATTTAATGCCTAAAGACATTGACATACTCATTGTGAACTGCTCTCTTTTCTCTCCAACACCGTCTCTCTCCGCTATGGTTATTAATAAGTATAAGCTTAGGAGCAATATTAAAAGCTTTAATCTCTCAGGGATGGGCTGCAGTGCGGGCCTTATTTCAGTCGATTTGGCCCGCGATCTGCTTCAGGTTCATCCCAATTCAAATGCAATCATTGTCAGCACCGAGATCATAACGCCTAATTACTACAAAGGGAACGAGAGAGCCATGCTGCTGCCCAATTGTCTCTTCCGCATGGGCTCCGCGGCAATACTTATGTCAAACCATCGGTCTGACCGGTGGCGAGCCAAGTACAAGCTTAGCCACCTTGTCCGGACCCACCGTGGCGCTGATGACAAGTCTTACTACTGCGTCTATGAACAAGAAGATAAAGATGGGAACATTGGCATCAACTTGTCCAAAGATCTTATGGCCATCGCAG GTCCCCTGGTCCTACCGGCATCGGAGCAACTACTCTTCCTCTTGTCCTTAATCGGACGTAAAATCTTCAACCCGAAATGGAAACCATACATACCAGATTTCAAGCTAGCCTTCGAACACTTTTGCATTCACGCAGGAGGTAGAGCCGTAATCGACGAGCTACAGAAGAACCTACAGCTATCAGGAGAACATGTGGAAGCCTCGAGAATGACATTACATCGTTTTGGTAACACATCATCTTCATCGTTGTGGTACGAGCTTAGCTACATCGAATCTAAAGGGAGAATGAGGAGAGGAGATAGAGTTTGGCAGATTGCGTTTGGGAGTGGTTTCAAGTGTAACTCTGCTGTGTGGAAGTGTAACCGTACGATTAAGACACCTAAGGATGGACCATGGTCTGATTGTATCGACCGATACCCTGTCTTTATCCCTGAAGTTGTCAAActctga